Proteins from a genomic interval of Paenibacillus sp. RC334:
- a CDS encoding YitT family protein produces the protein MKTSKSIEQLKIILPIVLGTAIYAFGLLYFIIPSKLMEGGITGITLLLNYAFSISPSLSTLLLNIPLFLIGWKMLGGKQIIYTGVGIGALTFFLWLFEKMIHLGWMGTFQTEHDFILSSLYAGVTLGAGLGIVFRFGGTTGGSDIIARILNRKFGWSMGRILLVIDIVIIGASLLYIPKEKILYTLVAVFIASKIIDFIQEGAYSARAFMIISDHTMDIADIITQDMDRGVTIIPAIGAFSRQTKHVAYCVVSRQEIRRLHQIVKSVDPRAFIIIQDVHDVHGEGFKEE, from the coding sequence ATGAAAACATCCAAGTCTATTGAACAGCTTAAAATCATTTTACCCATTGTGCTCGGCACTGCTATTTATGCATTCGGCCTGCTTTATTTCATTATACCCAGCAAACTGATGGAAGGCGGCATCACAGGCATCACCCTCCTGCTGAACTATGCTTTCTCGATATCTCCATCCCTCTCCACATTGCTCCTGAACATTCCTCTATTTTTAATTGGATGGAAAATGCTTGGCGGCAAGCAAATTATTTATACCGGAGTCGGTATCGGGGCGCTCACTTTTTTTCTGTGGTTGTTTGAAAAAATGATTCACCTCGGGTGGATGGGCACATTTCAGACTGAGCACGATTTTATACTTTCTTCATTATATGCCGGGGTTACGCTCGGGGCAGGATTGGGCATCGTATTCCGGTTTGGCGGTACCACCGGCGGGTCGGACATTATTGCCCGTATTTTAAACCGGAAGTTTGGCTGGAGTATGGGAAGAATTTTGCTGGTAATTGATATCGTCATTATCGGCGCATCGCTGCTGTACATACCCAAGGAAAAAATCCTGTATACGCTGGTCGCTGTGTTTATCGCGTCCAAGATTATTGATTTTATACAGGAAGGAGCCTATTCAGCCAGAGCCTTCATGATTATCAGTGACCATACGATGGATATTGCGGATATCATTACACAGGATATGGATCGCGGTGTTACTATCATTCCGGCTATAGGGGCATTTTCCAGGCAGACCAAGCATGTTGCATACTGTGTCGTGTCCCGTCAGGAAATACGGCGTTTGCATCAAATTGTGAAGTCGGTTGATCCACGAGCGTTCATCATCATTCAGGATGTGCATGATGTACACGGGGAGGGCTTCAAAGAGGAATAG
- a CDS encoding sporulation protein YpjB: protein MVWSQAFRGVLRVVSGVVLSMVLSISVCFPPGIAEARDQPKSTSNAKEIEELDRAAAMLYRDVMDGNIEKARADVAEVSRWFSTGQVQAALSVEAIHVLSGSILEVQQATQSVQASPDEWVKAAANLRLAADAIAHPRQPLWQQYYKILKEDISGLNSQFAKGNMKGFAAGATVLEDHYETIRTAALISGKTTEVVRADSWISYVKGLGNQQNVDASAIRGALEQGNPTFNALFGREKDATALAPFIPYESERRAELAIGLMILLTLAYVGYRKYRSGFSS, encoded by the coding sequence ATGGTTTGGAGTCAGGCGTTTCGTGGTGTGCTGCGTGTCGTTTCGGGAGTTGTGTTATCTATGGTCTTGTCGATTTCCGTTTGTTTCCCTCCGGGCATTGCGGAAGCGCGGGATCAGCCCAAGTCCACCAGTAATGCAAAGGAAATAGAGGAACTGGATCGTGCGGCTGCGATGTTGTACCGGGATGTAATGGATGGGAATATTGAAAAAGCACGCGCCGATGTAGCGGAGGTAAGCCGATGGTTCAGCACGGGTCAGGTACAGGCTGCACTGTCTGTGGAGGCCATTCATGTTTTATCCGGCAGCATTCTTGAGGTACAGCAAGCTACACAATCCGTGCAAGCATCGCCGGATGAATGGGTGAAGGCCGCTGCCAATTTGCGACTTGCGGCAGATGCGATTGCACATCCGCGCCAGCCTTTATGGCAGCAGTATTATAAAATTTTAAAAGAAGATATCAGCGGCTTAAATAGCCAGTTTGCTAAAGGAAATATGAAAGGTTTCGCTGCTGGAGCAACAGTGCTGGAGGATCATTACGAGACGATCCGGACGGCGGCGTTGATCAGCGGTAAAACAACAGAGGTTGTTCGAGCAGATTCATGGATTTCTTACGTTAAAGGATTGGGAAATCAGCAAAATGTGGATGCTTCAGCGATTAGAGGGGCACTAGAGCAGGGAAACCCGACGTTTAATGCCTTGTTTGGACGTGAAAAAGACGCTACCGCGCTGGCTCCATTCATCCCATATGAAAGCGAGCGACGAGCAGAACTGGCAATCGGCCTGATGATCCTGCTGACACTTGCTTATGTGGGTTACCGTAAATATCGATCCGGTTTCTCCAGTTAA
- a CDS encoding GNAT family N-acetyltransferase encodes MDIVINKKEYRLKKGIRDDLKIRKSFNQLAKQSFDLNFEVWHQLGFWDEKYIPYVLLDGDCVVANVSVSLMDFSLSGEQKKFIQIGTVMTDPNYRNQGLSRFLIGRVLQDWHGNCDAMYLFANDDVKEFYPKFGFAAAQEYQCTRKAPIKSMDAPVKKLNMEATSDLQLLKRKCSSLNPYSYFSMESSEWLILFYCTSFFKDKVFYIPLYDTIVIMDFEENIMNCYDIFGTGDIPIELILSVVMEKETKKIVFGFTPEPMDGCEISLLNQEDTTLFYRSNNESICTENKLMFPILSRA; translated from the coding sequence ATGGATATCGTTATAAATAAAAAAGAATATAGATTAAAAAAGGGAATTCGTGATGATCTTAAAATAAGAAAGAGCTTTAACCAATTAGCAAAACAAAGTTTTGATCTGAATTTTGAAGTTTGGCATCAATTAGGATTCTGGGATGAAAAATATATTCCTTATGTACTGTTAGATGGGGATTGCGTGGTGGCTAATGTATCTGTGAGTCTGATGGATTTTAGTTTGTCAGGTGAACAGAAGAAATTTATTCAAATTGGAACCGTAATGACAGATCCTAACTATAGGAATCAAGGGCTGAGTCGCTTTTTGATAGGACGTGTGCTACAGGATTGGCATGGGAATTGTGATGCAATGTATCTTTTTGCGAATGATGATGTGAAGGAGTTTTATCCTAAATTTGGTTTTGCTGCTGCACAAGAGTATCAATGTACCCGGAAAGCACCAATTAAAAGCATGGACGCTCCAGTTAAAAAATTGAACATGGAGGCGACGTCAGATTTACAGCTATTGAAAAGAAAATGTTCCTCTTTAAATCCTTATTCATATTTTTCTATGGAAAGCAGTGAATGGTTGATTTTGTTCTATTGCACCTCTTTTTTTAAAGATAAGGTGTTCTATATCCCTCTGTATGACACGATTGTCATTATGGATTTTGAAGAAAATATCATGAATTGTTACGATATTTTTGGAACGGGGGATATTCCTATAGAATTGATTTTATCTGTAGTCATGGAAAAAGAAACGAAGAAAATTGTTTTCGGCTTTACGCCAGAGCCGATGGACGGTTGCGAAATTTCTCTTCTGAATCAAGAAGATACCACACTATTTTATAGATCTAATAATGAAAGTATATGTACAGAAAATAAACTGATGTTTCCTATTTTGTCACGGGCATAA
- a CDS encoding ISL3 family transposase produces the protein MHNQYTDLLLDLPEVKTEKVLEVGEQTLHVEVSPVAHKQACPQCRSLDFVIRKGSNPARTIRHGEAFGKSIYVRVPAIRLFCKQCQCGFVWQYTFVDSGKRYSHAFEKQAIRTATAATVKHSADLHAMPASTLQTKYQHWLALASERLQERVWQDAACTSKLVLGVDDFAIRKGHTYNTGIHNLRGEALLDILPGRKLEELRAYAKQHSFFLELRPIAVVMDLAPYYHTWIQECFPKAIRIADRFHVHRYVIEALQAVRKTTQTTLSSRAKANLKAKHRLLNPKEESLSVERHKELKEILDYSSLLGQAHAWKESFNEWYDCSPDVNTANRWLETWFVQGEQMQHPAIDACVKTIRNWRTEVVNYHRCRWTNAAVDGRNNRMKAFQRRHYFTRNRKRYVQGLLVECNQSRYG, from the coding sequence ATGCACAATCAGTATACCGATCTTTTGCTTGACTTGCCAGAGGTGAAAACAGAAAAAGTCTTGGAAGTGGGTGAGCAAACGCTTCATGTGGAGGTCTCTCCAGTTGCTCATAAGCAAGCTTGTCCACAATGCCGATCACTTGATTTTGTGATTCGGAAAGGGAGCAATCCAGCGCGTACCATTCGCCATGGTGAGGCTTTTGGTAAATCCATTTATGTACGGGTTCCTGCGATCCGACTGTTTTGTAAGCAGTGTCAGTGTGGATTCGTCTGGCAATACACCTTCGTCGATTCGGGGAAACGTTACAGCCACGCCTTTGAAAAGCAAGCGATTCGTACGGCAACCGCAGCTACGGTTAAGCACAGTGCCGATCTGCATGCCATGCCCGCCAGTACGCTCCAAACGAAGTACCAACACTGGTTAGCGTTGGCAAGCGAACGCCTTCAGGAACGCGTGTGGCAAGACGCTGCTTGTACTTCCAAGCTTGTGCTGGGTGTAGACGATTTTGCCATCCGAAAAGGCCATACCTACAACACGGGCATTCATAACTTGAGGGGCGAAGCGTTACTAGATATTCTTCCTGGCCGAAAATTGGAGGAACTTCGAGCCTATGCGAAGCAGCATTCATTCTTTTTGGAGCTTCGTCCCATTGCGGTGGTGATGGATCTGGCTCCGTATTACCATACCTGGATTCAGGAATGCTTTCCGAAGGCGATTCGTATTGCGGATCGCTTTCATGTTCATCGGTATGTGATCGAGGCGCTTCAAGCCGTCCGAAAAACGACCCAAACGACGCTTTCTTCTCGAGCGAAAGCGAATTTGAAAGCCAAGCATCGGTTGCTAAACCCCAAAGAGGAGTCCTTGTCCGTTGAAAGGCATAAAGAACTGAAAGAGATTTTAGATTACTCGTCCTTGCTTGGGCAAGCCCATGCCTGGAAAGAATCGTTCAATGAATGGTACGACTGTTCGCCGGATGTCAACACCGCGAATCGTTGGCTTGAGACCTGGTTTGTTCAAGGGGAGCAAATGCAGCATCCGGCTATTGACGCCTGCGTAAAGACCATTCGAAACTGGCGGACAGAGGTCGTCAACTACCACCGTTGCCGATGGACGAATGCAGCGGTTGATGGCAGAAACAACCGAATGAAGGCTTTTCAACGGCGGCATTATTTCACTCGCAACAGAAAACGTTACGTACAAGGACTTCTTGTTGAATGTAACCAATCTCGCTATGGTTAG
- a CDS encoding DUF1405 domain-containing protein translates to MLLSYLWSRSFLTSRPFLWLLFWCNLIGTVYGYIWYGGQLEYTLSYHPIWQIVFVPDSPTASLFFTISVFFLLYPPRLKGLKVIRQLMEALAVVTSVKYGIWASAIIFLGVAQGGHMIWQDWMLVASHTAMAVESLLFVRFFTCKWTALCVAALWTLLNDTVDYTFGIYPYLPRTLTDDVPQVRTFTYMLTLFSIAASWLAMYVRDRMASSHNKAKSLE, encoded by the coding sequence GTGTTGTTGTCTTATTTATGGAGTCGGTCGTTCTTGACGAGCCGGCCTTTTTTATGGTTGCTGTTCTGGTGTAACCTGATCGGAACCGTGTATGGGTACATATGGTATGGAGGGCAATTAGAATATACGCTAAGCTATCACCCGATATGGCAGATTGTATTTGTGCCTGATAGTCCGACGGCCAGCCTGTTTTTTACGATTTCTGTATTTTTCCTGCTTTATCCACCGCGCCTGAAGGGCTTGAAGGTCATTCGCCAGCTGATGGAGGCGTTAGCTGTGGTTACGAGTGTAAAATATGGCATTTGGGCCTCAGCTATTATTTTTTTGGGTGTCGCGCAGGGAGGGCATATGATATGGCAGGATTGGATGCTGGTAGCATCTCATACGGCAATGGCAGTCGAATCCTTACTGTTCGTTCGTTTTTTCACCTGCAAATGGACGGCTCTGTGCGTAGCAGCTTTGTGGACACTGTTAAATGATACGGTCGATTATACATTCGGCATATATCCGTATCTTCCGAGGACGCTAACGGATGATGTACCACAAGTGCGTACTTTTACCTATATGCTGACCCTTTTCAGTATCGCAGCCTCATGGCTTGCCATGTACGTGCGTGATCGAATGGCTTCCTCACATAATAAGGCCAAATCATTGGAATAG
- a CDS encoding IDEAL domain-containing protein yields the protein MDKMKVTYEVMLGLSAEMVLDEALRKHRSEKLYKDIDEALASGDEVAFRHLTDELKAIN from the coding sequence ATGGATAAAATGAAGGTTACTTATGAAGTAATGTTGGGCCTGTCTGCTGAAATGGTTTTGGACGAGGCATTACGTAAACACCGGAGTGAAAAGCTCTACAAGGATATTGATGAGGCGCTGGCCTCCGGAGATGAAGTAGCTTTTCGTCATCTTACGGATGAACTGAAAGCGATCAATTGA
- a CDS encoding gamma carbonic anhydrase family protein: MLIHYNGNMPQLHSSVYVAEGAKIVGKVTIGQDSSVWFNAVLRGDMAPVIIGERCNIQDGVVGHVNTDQPLVLADDISVGHAAIIHGCTVGKGTLIGMGAIVLNGAELGEYALIGAGSVVTENTKIPPYTLSLGTPAKVVRELTDADLQRMSRTALSYVAKGKEYRIS, translated from the coding sequence ATGCTGATTCACTATAACGGGAACATGCCACAGCTCCATTCATCTGTCTATGTGGCAGAAGGAGCAAAAATTGTCGGAAAGGTAACGATCGGCCAAGATTCCTCAGTTTGGTTCAATGCCGTACTGCGCGGGGATATGGCGCCTGTCATCATCGGTGAACGCTGCAATATCCAGGACGGTGTCGTGGGACATGTGAACACGGACCAGCCCCTGGTGCTTGCGGATGATATTTCGGTGGGACATGCTGCGATTATCCATGGTTGTACGGTAGGCAAAGGCACTTTAATCGGTATGGGGGCCATTGTACTCAACGGAGCTGAGCTTGGTGAATATGCTTTAATAGGAGCAGGGTCGGTCGTTACGGAAAATACCAAAATACCACCCTATACTCTTTCTCTCGGTACACCTGCCAAAGTGGTGCGAGAATTGACAGACGCAGATTTGCAGCGGATGTCACGGACGGCACTCAGCTATGTGGCGAAAGGAAAAGAATATAGGATCTCTTAA
- a CDS encoding histidine phosphatase family protein, with protein MLIGLIRHGLTDWNAVGKIQGHSDIPLNEEGRQQARLLAERLKDEPYHWDGLITSSLSRAKETGEIIASALHLPLLEPDDRLRERAYGQVEGMTQVEREKKWGSDWHLLDLGQESDEALQLRGLAFMEAIWSENRDKNLLVVSHGGFLANLYKALYQEKFTERIGNLSLSVLQREDTDWTPLLYNCTRHLQEKSDCNSKG; from the coding sequence ATGCTTATTGGCTTGATCAGACATGGATTAACGGATTGGAATGCGGTAGGTAAAATCCAGGGCCACAGTGATATTCCGTTGAATGAGGAAGGGCGCCAGCAGGCACGCTTGTTGGCAGAACGTTTAAAAGATGAGCCCTATCATTGGGATGGACTTATTACAAGCAGCCTTTCGAGAGCCAAGGAGACGGGAGAGATTATTGCATCTGCTCTTCATCTTCCTTTGCTGGAGCCAGACGATCGGCTGAGAGAACGTGCTTATGGTCAGGTCGAGGGCATGACGCAGGTCGAGCGTGAGAAGAAGTGGGGGAGCGACTGGCATCTGCTGGATCTGGGACAGGAGAGCGATGAAGCTCTTCAACTCCGCGGATTGGCTTTTATGGAGGCCATTTGGTCGGAAAACCGGGACAAGAACCTGCTGGTCGTTTCTCATGGCGGTTTTTTGGCTAATTTGTATAAGGCTTTGTATCAGGAAAAGTTTACGGAACGAATTGGCAATCTGTCACTGAGTGTTCTCCAGCGTGAGGATACGGATTGGACGCCGCTGTTGTATAATTGCACCAGACATTTACAGGAAAAAAGCGATTGTAACTCAAAAGGTTGA